The following coding sequences lie in one Methylosinus sp. PW1 genomic window:
- a CDS encoding transposase: protein MSMRRETGMQGELMTTWAELPRSPGHAFYDELQKVLLAADFDVFVENACKPYYAAKMGAPSLPPGRYFRMHMVGYFDGLDSERGIVWRCADSFSLRDFLRLSTREKVPDHSWLSKTRSRLPHGFHEQVFGFVLKLVASRGLVKGERIGVDGSTMEANAALRSIVRRDTGETYRAMLERMAKESGIATPSAEDLARFDRKRKGKKLSNEDWTSATDADAKIARMKDGTTHLAYKPEHAVDLDTGVIIAAPIHEADKGDTATIDDTLTTAKANLSAAGLEPTPDDPCEIIADKGYHSREVLKGLDDGEWKSRIAEPKPANGYLRWQGDEAARDAVYANRARLKLGVGRAAMRKRGELVERSFAHVLDRGGMRRAWLRGRENIAKRYLIHVAGFNLGVLMRALVGCGTPRERAEAARRAFLFVIRMDSAMGIVIIADIAGAPAMLAVIAASEPD, encoded by the coding sequence ATGTCGATGCGGCGTGAGACGGGGATGCAGGGCGAGTTGATGACGACGTGGGCGGAGCTGCCGCGCTCTCCCGGCCACGCGTTTTACGACGAGCTTCAGAAGGTTCTGCTTGCCGCCGACTTCGATGTTTTCGTCGAGAACGCCTGCAAGCCGTATTACGCGGCCAAGATGGGCGCGCCGTCGCTGCCGCCGGGGCGCTATTTCCGCATGCACATGGTCGGCTACTTCGATGGGCTCGACAGCGAGCGCGGGATCGTATGGCGTTGCGCCGACTCCTTTTCGCTGCGTGACTTTCTCCGGCTTTCGACACGCGAAAAAGTTCCCGATCATTCGTGGCTGTCGAAGACGCGCTCGCGTCTGCCGCACGGATTTCACGAGCAGGTTTTCGGCTTCGTCCTGAAGCTCGTCGCCTCGCGCGGTCTGGTGAAGGGCGAGCGCATCGGCGTCGACGGTTCGACGATGGAGGCCAATGCGGCGCTGCGCAGCATCGTGCGGCGCGACACGGGCGAGACTTATCGCGCGATGCTCGAACGCATGGCGAAGGAAAGCGGTATCGCGACGCCGAGCGCCGAGGATTTGGCGCGTTTCGACAGGAAGCGCAAAGGCAAGAAGCTCTCGAACGAGGATTGGACGAGCGCCACAGACGCCGACGCAAAGATTGCGCGGATGAAGGACGGAACGACGCATCTTGCCTACAAGCCGGAGCATGCGGTCGATCTCGACACGGGCGTGATCATCGCCGCGCCGATCCATGAGGCCGACAAGGGCGATACGGCGACGATCGACGACACGCTCACGACGGCGAAGGCCAATCTCTCGGCGGCCGGCTTGGAGCCGACGCCGGACGATCCTTGCGAGATCATCGCGGACAAAGGCTATCATTCGCGCGAGGTTTTGAAGGGTCTCGACGACGGCGAGTGGAAGAGCCGGATCGCCGAGCCGAAGCCCGCCAACGGCTATTTGCGCTGGCAAGGCGACGAAGCCGCGCGCGATGCGGTCTACGCCAACCGCGCGCGGCTGAAATTGGGCGTCGGACGCGCCGCCATGCGAAAGCGCGGCGAACTGGTCGAGCGCAGCTTCGCCCATGTGCTGGATCGCGGCGGCATGCGCCGGGCCTGGCTTCGCGGTCGCGAGAACATCGCCAAGCGCTATCTGATCCATGTCGCAGGCTTCAATCTTGGCGTCCTGATGCGCGCCCTCGTCGGCTGCGGGACGCCAAGAGAACGCGCCGAGGCGGCCAGACGCGCCTTTTTGTTCGTCATTCGGATGGATAGCGCCATGGGCATCGTTATCATTGCCGACATCGCCGGCGCGCCGGCCATGCTCGCCGTCATCGCCGCTTCGGAACCCGATTAA
- a CDS encoding NAD-dependent epimerase: MTTVDYQRVLLTGAAGFVGFHVAQALLDRGVEVAGIDNLVPYYDPALKQARLDLLTARIGFSFQNLDVAEYDALKAAYDAFDPQVVVHLAAQAGVRYSLENPRAYARSNLDGFLSVLEACRHHPVAHLVYASSSSVYGANAKVPFSEHDRADHPVSLYAATKRANELMAHCYSHLYAIPTTGLRFFTVYGPFGRPDMAYFKFTKAILEGKRIDVYAEAEMSRDFTYVDDIRDAILRLAGTPPAPDAAFDRAAPDPAIAAAPYRIYNIGNHTPVRLDRFIEVIEKACGKQAIKRHLPMQPGDVPATYADVHDLAERVGFSPDTPIEEGIARFVAWYRDFYKI, translated from the coding sequence ATGACGACCGTCGACTATCAACGCGTGTTGCTGACCGGAGCCGCCGGCTTCGTGGGGTTTCACGTCGCGCAGGCTCTACTCGACCGCGGCGTCGAGGTGGCGGGGATCGACAATCTCGTCCCCTATTACGATCCGGCCCTGAAGCAGGCGCGGCTCGATCTGCTGACGGCGCGCATTGGATTTTCGTTCCAGAACCTGGACGTCGCCGAATATGACGCTCTGAAAGCGGCCTATGACGCTTTCGATCCTCAGGTCGTCGTCCATCTCGCGGCTCAGGCCGGCGTGCGTTATTCGCTCGAAAATCCGCGCGCCTATGCGCGCTCCAATCTCGACGGCTTCCTCTCCGTGCTCGAGGCGTGCCGCCATCATCCGGTCGCGCATCTCGTCTACGCCTCGTCGAGCTCGGTCTATGGCGCCAATGCGAAGGTTCCGTTCAGCGAGCACGACAGGGCCGATCATCCGGTCTCGCTCTACGCCGCGACCAAGCGCGCCAACGAGCTCATGGCGCATTGCTATTCGCATCTCTACGCCATTCCGACGACGGGACTGCGCTTCTTCACGGTCTATGGACCGTTCGGCAGGCCGGACATGGCCTATTTCAAATTCACCAAGGCCATTCTCGAGGGCAAGCGCATCGACGTCTACGCCGAAGCGGAGATGAGCCGGGACTTCACTTATGTGGACGACATCAGAGACGCGATCCTGCGGCTCGCCGGCACCCCGCCCGCGCCCGATGCGGCGTTCGACCGCGCCGCGCCCGATCCGGCGATCGCTGCGGCGCCCTATCGCATCTACAACATCGGCAACCATACGCCGGTGCGGCTCGACCGTTTCATCGAGGTGATCGAAAAGGCGTGCGGCAAGCAGGCGATCAAGCGCCATTTGCCGATGCAGCCCGGCGACGTGCCGGCGACCTATGCAGATGTCCATGATCTCGCCGAGCGCGTCGGCTTCAGCCCCGACACGCCGATCGAGGAGGGGATCGCCCGCTTCGTCGCCTGGTACCGCGATTTTTACAAAATTTGA
- a CDS encoding HlyD family type I secretion periplasmic adaptor subunit — MLEAIKNNLFQFKDTLLPRIRDTLPVIREAASSTIEELLHGSSNDGPSQKKNSERSLEDREFLPAALAILETPPSPIHVGFMLTICGFVAVAVLWAYFGHFDIVAIAQGKIQPAGRVKLIQPVETNKVAVIHATNGATVKAGDLLVELDAADAHAEEAAAQAAFQSFTAEALRRRAALIAAEADRYAAPPSVEWPDEVPALYRAREERVLKGDFAQLAATLNSLTAQIAQKDSEQARLEQTIAAQTILVETLKQRVDIRESLLRQHAGTKTSLIDAKETLQAQQTTLAAQKGQLAETIASLQVLGHERRKARETFVSENGQKLLDAERQTDEAEQKLAKARVRVANTRLTSPIDGVIFGSSLTTTGQVVTAGEEIMHIVPQGSTLEIECYVENKDIGFVAVGQSAAIKIESFPFIRYGSIDGEVIHVSHDAIPEPDVQAQEGNPARQSKLQTFGGAQRVQNLMFPITVRPLATSIKADNREYPLSPGMTVMVEVKTGSRRILEYVFSPLVETVSKSMKER; from the coding sequence ATGTTGGAAGCGATCAAGAACAATCTGTTCCAGTTCAAGGACACTCTGCTCCCGAGGATCAGGGATACGCTTCCCGTCATCCGCGAGGCCGCGTCCTCGACGATCGAGGAGCTTCTGCACGGAAGCTCGAATGACGGTCCGTCGCAGAAGAAAAACAGCGAGAGAAGCCTGGAGGACAGAGAGTTCCTGCCGGCGGCGCTCGCAATCCTGGAGACGCCGCCCTCGCCCATCCATGTTGGCTTCATGCTCACGATCTGCGGTTTCGTGGCCGTGGCGGTGCTCTGGGCCTATTTCGGGCATTTCGACATCGTCGCGATCGCGCAGGGCAAAATTCAGCCCGCCGGACGCGTCAAGCTCATCCAGCCGGTCGAAACGAACAAGGTCGCCGTCATCCATGCGACCAATGGCGCGACGGTGAAGGCGGGCGATCTGCTCGTCGAGCTCGACGCCGCCGACGCGCACGCGGAAGAGGCGGCGGCGCAGGCGGCGTTCCAGTCCTTCACGGCGGAAGCCTTGCGGCGACGCGCGGCGCTCATCGCGGCGGAGGCGGACCGCTACGCCGCCCCGCCGAGCGTGGAATGGCCGGACGAAGTCCCCGCTTTGTATCGGGCTCGCGAGGAACGCGTCCTGAAAGGCGATTTCGCGCAGCTCGCCGCGACGCTCAACAGTCTCACGGCGCAGATCGCGCAAAAGGACAGCGAGCAGGCGCGCCTCGAGCAGACGATCGCCGCGCAGACCATCCTCGTCGAGACGCTGAAGCAGCGCGTCGACATCCGCGAATCCCTGCTGCGCCAGCACGCCGGCACCAAGACGAGCCTCATCGACGCCAAGGAGACGCTCCAGGCCCAGCAAACCACTCTAGCGGCCCAGAAAGGACAATTGGCCGAGACGATCGCGAGCTTGCAGGTGCTCGGTCACGAGCGGCGGAAGGCACGCGAGACATTCGTCTCCGAGAACGGACAGAAGCTCCTCGACGCGGAACGCCAGACGGACGAGGCCGAGCAAAAACTCGCCAAGGCCCGCGTGCGCGTGGCCAATACGCGGCTGACGAGCCCGATCGACGGCGTCATCTTCGGCTCCTCGCTGACGACGACGGGACAGGTCGTCACGGCGGGGGAAGAGATCATGCACATCGTGCCGCAAGGCTCGACGCTCGAGATCGAGTGCTACGTCGAGAACAAGGACATCGGCTTCGTCGCCGTCGGTCAGTCCGCCGCCATAAAGATCGAGTCTTTTCCGTTCATCCGCTACGGCTCGATCGACGGCGAAGTGATCCATGTCTCGCATGACGCCATTCCGGAGCCGGACGTTCAGGCCCAGGAGGGCAATCCGGCGCGACAATCCAAGCTGCAGACCTTCGGCGGCGCGCAACGGGTCCAGAATCTGATGTTTCCCATCACGGTGCGGCCGCTCGCGACGAGCATCAAGGCCGACAATCGGGAATATCCGCTCTCGCCCGGCATGACGGTGATGGTGGAGGTCAAGACCGGCAGCCGGCGCATCCTCGAATATGTGTTCTCGCCGCTGGTCGAGACCGTGTCGAAATCGATGAAGGAGCGCTGA
- a CDS encoding type I secretion system permease/ATPase, with the protein MSVIENGAAAHAQGASSSHTNGKNGANGHNGGNGQNGGNGHAQESEFDTGLASLCGIARYFRIAADAAHLRHELALGPKAAEPRDIVRGAMSIGLKARVVEFVDEERLAKVPIPAIGRFREGSFFVFGGTLPTGNLRIVEPLTHTQRDIPPAEYAALVEPTLILVTRRIGGPGVDPKNFGFKWFLPTFWRYRKPLAQVLTASFFVQIFALVTPLFFQVVIDKVLTHRGYSTLFVLVGGLVIIGFFDVVLQYLRTYALSHTTNRIDVELGRRVFHHLLRLPISYAETRSAGQTVARVRELETIRNFLTGQGLFSALDFFFAFVFVIVLFAYSWKLTLIVLTTIPLYIAISFLVRPLLLEAVKEKFNRGAESQQFLVETIVGMQTIKAAAVEPIVQAQWEEKLAAYVRSSFDATLLGSKGQGAIQYVSKLSTAAILLFGAKAVLDGEISVGELVAFNMISAQLAQPVLRLSQVWQDFQQIQVSVDRIGDILNSPPEPVPPSRVMAPAPRGAIEFRNVTFRYRQGSPDVLKNVSLAIRPGEVIGIVGPSGSGKSTLTKLVQRFYSPNEGNVLLDGGDISHVDPAWLRRHIGVVLQENLLFNRTIHENIALAEPTMPRTRVQALARLAGADEFIIKMPRGYDSMIEERGANLSGGQRQRIAIARALATNPSILIFDEATSALDYVSERVIQNNMAQIVKNRTVLIIAHRLAAVRPCDRIVGMFDGRIVEVGTHDELLARERGLYAQLWALQNDSARS; encoded by the coding sequence ATGAGCGTTATAGAAAACGGAGCCGCCGCGCACGCGCAAGGGGCGAGCTCCTCGCACACCAACGGAAAGAACGGCGCGAACGGCCACAATGGCGGAAACGGCCAAAATGGCGGGAACGGCCACGCCCAGGAAAGCGAGTTCGACACCGGCCTCGCGTCCCTTTGCGGGATCGCCCGCTATTTTCGGATCGCGGCCGACGCCGCCCATCTCAGGCACGAGCTGGCGCTCGGCCCGAAGGCCGCCGAGCCGCGCGACATCGTCCGGGGCGCCATGTCCATCGGATTGAAGGCGCGCGTCGTCGAATTCGTGGACGAGGAAAGGCTCGCCAAGGTCCCCATTCCCGCCATCGGACGATTTCGCGAGGGAAGCTTTTTCGTCTTCGGTGGAACGCTGCCGACCGGCAATCTCCGCATCGTCGAGCCTCTGACGCATACGCAACGCGACATTCCGCCGGCGGAATACGCCGCGCTCGTCGAGCCGACGCTGATCCTCGTAACGCGCCGCATCGGAGGGCCGGGCGTCGATCCGAAGAATTTCGGCTTTAAATGGTTCCTGCCGACCTTCTGGCGCTATCGCAAACCACTCGCCCAGGTGCTCACCGCCTCCTTCTTCGTTCAGATATTCGCGCTGGTCACGCCGCTCTTCTTTCAGGTGGTGATCGACAAGGTGCTCACGCACCGCGGCTATTCGACCCTGTTCGTTCTCGTCGGCGGCCTCGTCATCATCGGCTTCTTCGACGTCGTGCTGCAATATCTGCGCACCTATGCGCTGTCTCATACGACGAATCGCATCGACGTCGAGCTCGGCCGGCGCGTCTTCCATCATCTGCTGCGGCTACCCATCTCCTACGCCGAGACGCGCTCGGCGGGCCAGACCGTCGCGCGCGTGCGCGAGCTTGAGACGATCCGCAACTTCCTCACCGGCCAGGGCCTGTTCTCGGCGCTCGATTTCTTTTTCGCCTTCGTCTTCGTCATCGTGCTCTTCGCCTATTCCTGGAAGCTGACGCTCATCGTCCTCACGACGATCCCTCTCTATATCGCGATCTCCTTTCTCGTCCGTCCGCTGCTGCTAGAGGCGGTGAAGGAGAAGTTCAATCGCGGCGCCGAGAGCCAGCAATTCCTCGTCGAGACCATCGTCGGCATGCAGACGATCAAGGCCGCCGCCGTCGAGCCGATCGTGCAGGCGCAATGGGAGGAGAAGCTCGCCGCCTATGTGAGGTCCTCTTTCGACGCCACGCTTCTCGGCTCGAAGGGACAAGGCGCCATCCAATATGTGAGCAAGCTCTCGACCGCCGCGATCCTCCTGTTCGGCGCCAAGGCCGTGCTCGACGGCGAGATATCGGTCGGCGAGCTCGTCGCCTTCAACATGATCTCCGCGCAGCTCGCGCAGCCGGTGCTGCGCCTCTCGCAGGTGTGGCAGGATTTTCAGCAGATTCAGGTCTCGGTCGACCGCATCGGCGACATTCTCAACTCGCCGCCCGAGCCCGTGCCGCCCTCGCGCGTCATGGCGCCCGCGCCGCGCGGCGCGATCGAGTTCCGCAACGTCACATTCCGCTATCGCCAGGGCTCTCCCGACGTGCTCAAGAACGTCTCGCTGGCGATCCGTCCGGGCGAGGTCATCGGAATCGTCGGGCCGTCGGGCTCGGGTAAATCGACGCTTACGAAACTCGTGCAGCGCTTCTATTCTCCGAACGAAGGCAATGTCCTGCTCGATGGCGGCGACATCTCGCATGTCGATCCGGCCTGGCTGCGCCGACACATCGGCGTCGTCCTCCAGGAGAATCTGCTGTTCAATCGCACCATCCACGAGAACATCGCGCTCGCCGAGCCGACCATGCCGCGCACCCGCGTCCAGGCGCTGGCGCGACTCGCCGGCGCCGACGAGTTCATCATCAAGATGCCGCGCGGCTATGACTCGATGATCGAGGAGCGCGGTGCCAATCTCTCCGGCGGCCAACGTCAGCGCATCGCCATCGCGCGCGCGCTCGCGACAAATCCCTCTATACTGATCTTCGACGAGGCGACCAGCGCGCTCGACTATGTGTCGGAGCGCGTGATTCAAAACAACATGGCTCAGATCGTGAAGAACAGGACCGTGCTCATCATCGCGCATCGACTCGCCGCCGTGCGACCCTGTGATCGCATCGTCGGCATGTTCGACGGCCGCATCGTCGAGGTCGGAACCCATGACGAACTTCTCGCGCGAGAGCGCGGTCTCTATGCGCAGCTCTGGGCGCTGCAGAACGATTCCGCGAGGTCGTGA
- a CDS encoding IS1595 family transposase: MAQHFLLSAAARSLSIGKVMRMSDRGVANVFARLRWPTTDGKPVCPNCGCTACYDCRRSAHLRWRCQACGSDFSLTSGTLFSSHKLPLKTYLLSIVLFCNEVKGKSMLALSRDLGVQYKTAFVLAHKLREAMAASLRGLKIGGEGKVAEIDGAYFGGHVRPENLAADRVDRRLAENQSGKRKVVVVVRERDGRTLPSVFDSEDAATSFIRSRVAKGTVVHADESPAWNSLHAKFSMKRINHQEGYSIDDACTNGAESFFSRMRRGELGHHHHIAGIYFARYAQEAAWREDHRRIGNGDQAEGVIGLAMGLGPSIDFCGYWQRATAG; encoded by the coding sequence ATGGCTCAGCATTTCCTCCTGTCAGCCGCCGCGCGATCTCTCAGCATCGGCAAGGTCATGCGCATGTCCGACCGAGGCGTCGCGAATGTTTTCGCGCGGCTGCGCTGGCCGACGACCGATGGCAAGCCCGTATGTCCGAACTGCGGCTGCACGGCCTGCTATGACTGTCGGCGCAGCGCTCATCTGCGCTGGCGATGCCAGGCCTGCGGCAGCGACTTTTCTCTGACCTCGGGCACGCTGTTCTCGTCGCATAAGCTGCCACTGAAAACCTATCTCTTGTCGATTGTCTTGTTCTGCAACGAGGTGAAGGGCAAGAGCATGCTCGCCCTGTCCCGAGATCTCGGCGTTCAATATAAGACGGCCTTCGTGCTGGCGCACAAGCTCCGCGAAGCCATGGCCGCGAGCCTGCGCGGCTTGAAAATCGGCGGCGAGGGAAAAGTCGCCGAGATCGACGGCGCTTATTTCGGCGGTCATGTCCGCCCGGAGAATCTGGCGGCCGACCGTGTCGATCGTCGCCTCGCCGAGAACCAATCGGGGAAACGCAAAGTTGTCGTCGTGGTGCGAGAACGCGACGGGCGCACCTTGCCGTCCGTGTTCGACTCCGAGGACGCGGCAACCTCATTCATTCGCAGCCGGGTCGCCAAGGGAACCGTGGTTCACGCCGACGAGAGCCCGGCCTGGAATTCGCTGCACGCCAAATTCTCGATGAAGCGGATCAATCATCAGGAGGGATACAGCATCGACGACGCCTGCACCAATGGCGCCGAGTCGTTCTTTTCGCGGATGCGCCGCGGCGAGCTCGGGCATCATCACCATATCGCCGGAATCTATTTCGCCAGATACGCGCAGGAAGCGGCATGGCGCGAAGATCACCGCCGCATCGGCAATGGCGACCAAGCGGAAGGCGTCATCGGATTGGCGATGGGCCTTGGACCATCGATCGACTTTTGCGGCTATTGGCAGCGGGCGACGGCTGGCTAA
- a CDS encoding TolC family outer membrane protein, with translation MLGLNSLCHAESLFEALSRAYSENLDINHQRAAVRVRDEDVPKAAASSRPKVGITANVGAQSTHVRSGGIDPQTGGRVFGNSNYFGQPRGANLTVSQPLFDGFRTQNSIRQAESNVFAARATLRATEQSVFLKAATAYMGVLRDTAILRLRNNNISVLKEQLRETRARYNLGDATITDLSQAEAGVAQAHSDFYVAEANLKVSAASYRQVIGVEPGRLEPPPSVKKLLPRSIEEALEIALIEHPNIHAYRYQEDAAALSVKVAEGALLPTLSLNAQIIQQFDYLTGQPGTNVFYAQGALQLNAPLYQGGGEFASIRQAKEQLGQARLATDLQRAAIRKEVVSSYARLKASITTIRAGHEVIKAAEAALRGVRIESLAAQRTLLDVLSAQQALLDARVKLVGYQHDYVVGCFTALSAVGRLDAQILNLEVTPYNAAVHFDQVKESWLGVSTPGGL, from the coding sequence ATGCTTGGTCTGAACTCGCTTTGCCACGCCGAAAGCCTGTTCGAGGCGCTGTCGCGCGCCTATTCCGAAAACCTGGACATCAATCATCAGCGCGCCGCGGTCCGCGTTCGCGACGAAGACGTGCCCAAAGCCGCCGCGAGCAGCCGGCCCAAGGTGGGCATCACCGCCAACGTGGGCGCGCAGTCGACGCATGTGCGCTCCGGCGGCATCGACCCGCAGACGGGCGGCCGCGTCTTCGGCAACAGCAACTATTTCGGACAACCTCGCGGCGCGAATCTGACGGTCTCGCAACCGCTCTTCGACGGCTTTCGGACGCAGAACTCGATCCGGCAGGCGGAATCGAACGTCTTCGCCGCGCGGGCGACCTTACGCGCGACGGAACAATCCGTCTTTCTGAAAGCCGCGACCGCCTATATGGGCGTCCTCCGCGACACCGCGATCCTCCGGCTGCGTAACAACAACATCTCGGTCTTGAAAGAACAGCTCCGCGAGACGCGGGCGCGCTATAATCTGGGCGACGCGACGATCACAGACCTGTCGCAGGCCGAGGCCGGCGTCGCACAGGCGCATTCCGATTTCTACGTCGCCGAAGCCAATCTGAAGGTCAGCGCAGCGAGCTATCGTCAGGTCATCGGCGTCGAGCCCGGCCGGCTCGAGCCCCCGCCGTCCGTGAAGAAGCTGCTGCCGCGCTCCATCGAGGAGGCGCTCGAAATCGCGCTGATCGAGCATCCCAATATCCATGCCTACCGATATCAGGAGGATGCGGCGGCGCTGAGCGTGAAGGTGGCCGAGGGCGCGCTGCTGCCGACACTGTCGCTCAACGCCCAGATCATTCAACAATTCGATTATCTGACGGGACAGCCGGGCACCAATGTCTTCTATGCGCAGGGCGCGCTGCAGCTCAACGCACCGCTGTATCAGGGCGGCGGAGAATTTGCGTCGATCCGGCAGGCCAAGGAGCAGCTCGGTCAGGCGCGTCTCGCTACCGACCTGCAACGCGCCGCCATTCGCAAGGAGGTCGTGTCCTCCTACGCCCGTCTGAAAGCGTCGATCACCACGATCCGAGCGGGCCATGAGGTCATCAAGGCGGCGGAGGCCGCGCTGCGCGGCGTGCGCATCGAGTCGCTCGCCGCCCAGAGGACACTACTCGACGTGCTGAGCGCGCAGCAGGCGCTGCTCGACGCGCGCGTCAAGCTCGTCGGCTATCAGCATGATTACGTCGTCGGATGCTTCACGGCACTCTCGGCCGTCGGCCGCCTCGACGCGCAAATACTCAATCTCGAGGTGACGCCGTACAACGCCGCTGTCCATTTCGATCAGGTCAAAGAGTCGTGGCTCGGGGTGTCGACCCCGGGCGGACTATAG